CTCTACCGAGGTCCCGCGACAGGTCCGGCTGAACCGCAACACGGAGGGGATCCAGGGCAGCGTGTTCTTCCGCGCGAGCAACATCGCGTTCCTCGGCTCGAAGGGCTTCGCCGACACACTCAAGACCGACCTCTTCCGCTACCCGGCGCTCCCGCCCCCGATGGCGTGGCGGAGCCAGGCCGCGCCCGGCACGCCGACCGACCTCGACGTCACGGCGGATCCTGACGGCGACTACGAGTTCACCCTCTCGTGGACGGCGCCCGCGAGTGGCGACGCCGAGGCTCGGTTCTACGCCGTCTACCGGATTCCGGCCGGCGAGGAGGTCGACCTCGACGCGGCGATGGAGAAGGCGGAAAACCTCGCCGGCGTCACCGGTGAGACCATGTTCACAGACGCCCCACCCGAAAACTCCTACACCTACGTCGTGACGGCCGTCAGCGCCAACTCGATCGAAAGCGCACCGAGCAACGAGTGGGTGGTCATCCCGGGCTCGCTGAGCGCCGAGGACGGCCTGACGTTGACGCTCCGCCTCGACGCGCCGCGGCCGAACCCGGCCGCCGGGCCGGTCACGGTCCCGTTCACGCTCACCGAGGCCGCCGACGTCACGCTCCGCGTGGTCGACGTGCTCGGCCGCGAGGTCGCCGTTCTCACGGACGGGCCGCTCCCGGCGGGCGCCCACACGGTGACGTGGCAACCGACGGCGTCCGGGACCTACCTCGTCGTCCTCGACGACGGGCGCCAGCGGGCCACGCGTCGCGTGGCAGTCATCCGCTAGCCTCCCCCCTGACTGCCTCGGTGACCTGACCGAGGCGGCCGAACACGCGACGGGGCGCACCGGTCTGGCCGGTGCGCCCCGTTCTCGTTGACGCGGTCGCGAGTTGAGCGGCTAGCGCGCGACGACGAACGTCACCGCCGCCTGCTCCCCGTCGGCGCGGACGCGGACGACGTAGACGCCGGCCGCGAGGTCGCCCGCCGCGATGCCGAGGTCGTGGGACCCGGCCCCGAACGCGTCGCCGTCGGCGAGGACGGCGACGCGCTGGCCGATGGCGTTGAACACCTCGGCCGTGACGGACGCCGCCGCGCCGAGCGACACGCGGACCTGCGCCGACGCGCGCGCCGGGTTCGGCCAGACGGCATCGACGCGGAGCGGGGCGCCGGCGTCCGGGCCGCCGTCGGCGGCGACGCCGGGCGCGCGGAGGTAGGCGAGGTCGTCGACGAGGATGGCGCCGAAGCGCGGGCCCTCGCCGTCGTAGCCGAGTTGGAGCGACTCCATCCGGAGCGACGAGGGGCTGTCCCACGCGCCGTTGCCGATCCACGTGCCGAACCCGTCGGCGTCGAGGTCCCACGTCACCGTCTTCCAGCCGTACCAGTCGACGGCCGTCCACGGGCTGACCTCGATCCCGCTCGTCCCGTCGTCGACGGCGAAGCGGAACAGGACGCCGGTCCCGTCGCCGTAGACGCGGGCGCGGAGCGTGGCCTCCTCGGTGAAGGAGTGGCCCGGCGAGCAGCCGCCGAAGCACTCGCGGATGAGCTTGGCGTCGCCACCCTCGGCCCAGCCGAAGTCGATCCGCATGGACGTCTCGCCGCCGAGCGGGTACGCCAGCGGACTGGCCGAGACCGACGTCGAGTCGGTCACGATGCCGCTCGTCGACCCGCTCTGCTGCGGGACCCACCAGTCGTCGGCGATGGACGTGCCCTCGAAGTCGTCCAGGAGCACGTCCACGAGGGCGCCGTCGCCCGTCCCGAACGTGAAGGCGTAGCGGGCGGCCGAGGCGTTGCCGAACCGGTCCTCGACGCCGGGCTCGATGGCGAACCGGTAGCTCGTCCCGGGCGCGAGGTCGGCGTCGGGCACGAAGCTGACCGTCGTCCGCGGGCTCGGCGTCTCGCCGACGACGCCGGCCAGCGAGACGATCGCCTCGCCTGGGACGGCCTCCCCGCCGAGCGTCTCCAGCGTGACGCGGCCGTCGAGCGTCTCGGGGACCACGACCTCGTCGAAGGCGACCGTCACGACCGGCCGGATCTCGGCGTCGCGCGCGTTCGGCGCGGGGTCGCCGCTGACGAGCCGCGGCGCGGCCACGTCCGGGAAGCTGGAGATGAACGTCAGCACGAAGTCGTCGCCGCCGGTGCCGTCGCCGTCGCCGTCGAGCGGGCTCCCGTTCTGGGTCGTCGCCGAGGCGGAGAGGGTCAGGGTGTAGTCGGTCCGCGGCTCCAGCGCGGCGTCGGGCGTGAACACGAGCTCGAAGCCGTTCCGCTCGAACGTGACCTCGCCCGCGACCGGGTCGCCGCCGGCCGTCGGCACGAGCGAGAACGCGGGGCCGGCCGTCGCGGGGTCGAGCGGGCGGCTGAGCGTGAGGCGGATCGGGTCCGTGATCGGGAAGCCGTCCTCGCCCGCCTCGGGCCGAGCGTCGACCACCACGGGCGGGACGGTCGAGACGAGCGCGACGTCGGCGAAGGTGAACGTCGT
This sequence is a window from Rubrivirga marina. Protein-coding genes within it:
- a CDS encoding Ig-like domain-containing protein, with product MTRALTLGLLALLFLPTTHAQQVTGLDGWELFLDPGHSQTENQGIYGYSEAEKVLRVSLALRDMLLDRTDIDTVYTSRTSDTQSVSLSQRTDRANALGADFFHSIHSNAGAPGTNNVLMLYGGWRQNGQTVEKTPEGGARMGDEYVDAQVEAMRLPTIGNYADRTFYQGFPDNHDNQFPYLFVNRTSAMASVLSESGFHTNPRQNTLNMNADWKRLEAQSFYWGILDWHGVPRSTHRIATGIVTDAESGRPINGATVTVDGQTYTTDTYESLFYRYSDDPDELANGFYYLEDVSAGTHTVTVEAEGYATATAEVTMRDTTFTFADVALVSTVPPVVVDARPEAGEDGFPITDPIRLTLSRPLDPATAGPAFSLVPTAGGDPVAGEVTFERNGFELVFTPDAALEPRTDYTLTLSASATTQNGSPLDGDGDGTGGDDFVLTFISSFPDVAAPRLVSGDPAPNARDAEIRPVVTVAFDEVVVPETLDGRVTLETLGGEAVPGEAIVSLAGVVGETPSPRTTVSFVPDADLAPGTSYRFAIEPGVEDRFGNASAARYAFTFGTGDGALVDVLLDDFEGTSIADDWWVPQQSGSTSGIVTDSTSVSASPLAYPLGGETSMRIDFGWAEGGDAKLIRECFGGCSPGHSFTEEATLRARVYGDGTGVLFRFAVDDGTSGIEVSPWTAVDWYGWKTVTWDLDADGFGTWIGNGAWDSPSSLRMESLQLGYDGEGPRFGAILVDDLAYLRAPGVAADGGPDAGAPLRVDAVWPNPARASAQVRVSLGAAASVTAEVFNAIGQRVAVLADGDAFGAGSHDLGIAAGDLAAGVYVVRVRADGEQAAVTFVVAR